One genomic window of Gammaproteobacteria bacterium includes the following:
- a CDS encoding GPP34 family phosphoprotein: MLRFPEEILLLLLDDENGTFAHVPSWSLNYALGGGVLMDLALENRIDTDPEKLFLVDATPVGNSLLDPMLEEIARATETHDARYWVEHAAGRAAEIRETALDRLVSKGILARQDERFLWVFRSRRYPVVDGKAEREVKLRIMEVLFSDMIPDPRDIVIIALADACGIFKFLLSRRELKNVQQRIDEVRRMELIGRAVAEAIWDIELIVRTQSVPMQG, encoded by the coding sequence GACGAGAACGGCACCTTTGCGCACGTCCCCAGTTGGTCGCTCAACTACGCCCTCGGCGGCGGCGTGCTGATGGACCTGGCGCTCGAGAACCGGATCGACACCGATCCGGAGAAGCTTTTCCTGGTCGACGCGACGCCGGTCGGGAACAGCCTTCTGGATCCGATGCTCGAGGAGATCGCACGGGCCACGGAAACCCACGACGCGCGCTATTGGGTGGAGCATGCCGCGGGCCGGGCCGCGGAGATCCGTGAGACGGCGCTCGATCGGCTCGTCTCGAAGGGCATCCTGGCGCGCCAGGACGAGCGTTTCCTGTGGGTCTTCCGCTCGCGGCGCTATCCGGTCGTGGACGGCAAGGCGGAGCGCGAGGTGAAGCTGCGCATCATGGAGGTGCTGTTCAGCGACATGATTCCCGATCCCCGGGACATCGTCATCATCGCGCTCGCGGATGCCTGCGGCATCTTCAAGTTCCTGCTTTCCAGGCGCGAGCTGAAGAACGTCCAGCAGCGGATCGACGAAGTGCGCAGGATGGAGTTGATCGGCCGGGCGGTCGCCGAGGCCATCTGGGACATCGAGCTGATCGTGCGCACGCAAAGCGTGCCGATGCAGGGCTAG